One region of Danio aesculapii chromosome 7, fDanAes4.1, whole genome shotgun sequence genomic DNA includes:
- the si:dkey-85k7.12 gene encoding LOW QUALITY PROTEIN: interferon-induced very large GTPase 1 (The sequence of the model RefSeq protein was modified relative to this genomic sequence to represent the inferred CDS: inserted 1 base in 1 codon) encodes MDCCPSVEVVTTNEATGEDTTTKQQVFTCFAETHQEEVDKLRNVPAPGEISVQHIGTSSITLAWNXPENITTFELTCFSHTTTKTFTISNASAMEVEDLSPGTEYAFTIVSVSINGDRSAGTELTASTKPVPPDKFKVENVGTTSVTLIWDVSGCKEKHFHVVCRQNGRNIQDDRTESGSVVFSDLSPGNKYSFHITRVLPSGIQSKEAVTYTQTKTNIQGLLQDLGLEQHYTNKLSLSDVLQIDKSSVTDEPAQSLSSLPWQFLKKLMMVNVTARSVKYSSDESDSLSSLDIYNDTSIFQINQNVNVNPLDIVTALFHCSDGFLQQEMVSKMSMCQFSVPLLLPNCDGQQCMYMLWAMRDIVKKFRPHSLSDQKGFVEDRIVHSVLPLVSFVRLGKCSISKSQILNKLLSNPQQYHDTFVHRDMDCGDIPRKISNGLVEMSWYLPCGNKNIDVFPEPVAFANLRGDISTFETQYSFLCQTSTAVFVFFENLDTNYKLLTNQHAKAQVYLVGNAQSKTFDLQQLKSTASEMNLRKENIILKMKQNDANFVKNLHTTVNCIINNHPIKACLEKMDTIAHELGILVDEDIEECQKAKNNSNVLMKSIQDTLQFKEDQLPLQGKIWKDLAKLEKEECRLRKAGDQNIEIYKSDLLLKKTELRKLQNKYDISEAMSCFISALSTSSQERTYFLKWMRMNLDNLSRSNLSSLREQYKEKCQHFSENKEEIAQLDQQISNSSLGVEHFLREMGQLYEAAVSLSENLESRQQMLHLPKLCAKLMLNGFPLELVDGDASNIPLRWVRDVLKYLNSLVQPNNKIMVVTVLGVQSTGKSTLLNTMFGVQFAVSSGRCTRGAFMQLIKVKDDLKRELGCDYLVIIDTEGLKSPELAKLDDSHEHDNELATLVVGLSDVTIINIAMENSTEMKDILQIVVHAFLRMKEIGKKPKCQFVHQNVADVSAHDKNMRDRKLLLEQLNEMTEAAARMENKEEYKMFTDVMEYDPETCNWYIPGLWHGNPPMAPVNAGYSEAVYDFKKNMAEIIGQCKHNTHVNNITDFLEWTKSLWNAVKYENFIFSFRNSLVADAYIRLCTEYNKWQWSFKKDMHTWLTLAETRVSNFEILRLKEEKLDLKDLLWRLKQEADTKLNSLEQITMAKLSQYFEQAEGHVYLVEKYKEDFVSSVKCLRRETESSMVVQLEAAIDIKRGMNNLDSIKKTFAETMEKKVLGLLEELRKCKSSQSDWHKTDKELDSCFEQIWQETVNELSFNGLMKKNITDHVHRQLRENMKQRGSSVAEQLIRENLNNYGIGEFKVTKDNFFKKMYKCFINDNSAEDLQRFACDIIKTCSDLVCDKKERRLDYHDNYIQEILNVIDNKLVSNKGMGFSDRFELSLKLYICGFCARDFQDMHESFILENDPRRCLNQYKDKYRNDFKDLFHDRDQCQRKAEEFTKLCLTPAVETFIYSSLGPDIVDKMIQGKNAFQFSTRAFFQYTLLKELLNEDKFEWYVKYTRSYEHFVKNWILDQIIEQFSNGDDVSELEECHLRGITKEILESVKMAQKETNVEDIKEFIQCICRNLGEKLQIPNDALETVLALNNASPESFASWLTKSVEEMKQILKDQLKRVSFIQKLWKIKMNPQDELFKRVFGCGYQCPFCKAPCEAGGEAHTEHCASVHRPQGLGFYIYVCDEKLVTSICSTDVHSEQQFKCFETDYEYHPYKRYREIFPDWHIPADASIEASDYWKYVMTRFNTKFAEEYNVCPADIPITWKKISKQQAKKSLKESFSII; translated from the exons ATGGACTGCTGCCCCAGTGTGGAAGTA GTAACTACAAATGAAGCTACTGGTGAAGACACTACAACCAAACAACAAGTATTTACATGTTTTGCTGAGACACACCAAGAAGAGGTTGACAAATTACGAA ATGTCCCTGCACCAGGTGAGATTTCAGTGCAGCATATTGGGACCAGTTCCATTACTCTTGCCTGGA AGCCAGAAAACATAACTACATTTGAGTTAACTTGCTTCAGTCATACAACTACAAAGACCTTTACAATCTCCAATGCATCAGCCATGGAAGTAGAAGACCTTTCTCCAGGGACTGAATATGCGTTCACCATTGTTTCTGTTTCAATAAACGGTGATCGAAGTGCAGGAACTGAATTGACTGCATCCACCA AGCCAGTCCCACCTGACAAATTTAAGGTTGAGAATGTTGGAACCACATCAGTAACTCTTATTTGGGATGTATCTGGATGTAAAGAGAAGCACTTTCATGTGGTCTGTCGACAGAATGGAAGAAACATCCAGGATGACAGGACAGAATCTGGAAGTGTGGTTTTCAGTGACCTAAGTCCTGGAAATAAATACTCTTTTCACATTACAAGAGTACTTCCAAGTGGCATCCAAAGTAAAGAAGCAGTGACATACACTCAAACAA AAACAAACATCCAGGGCCTCTTGCAGGATTTGGGGTTGGAGCAGCACTACACAAACAAACTTTCACTCAGTGATGTGCTGCAGATCGACAAGAGTTCAGTGACTGATGAGCCAGCCCAGTCTCTATCATCTTTACCATGGCAGTTCCTGAAGAAACTCATGATGGTGAATGTGACTGCAAGAAGTGTCAAATATTCATCAGATGAGAGTGACAGTTTGTCAAGTTTAGATATTTACAATGACACATCCATTTTTCAGATCAATCAGAATGTCAATGTAAATCCTTTAGACATAGTGACCGCCCTCTTTCATTGTTCAGATGGTTTCTTACAACAGGAAATGGTCTCAAAAATGTCAATGTGTCAGTTCTCTGTCCCTTTGCTTCTTCCAAATTGTGATGGTCAACAGTGCATGTACATGCTTTGGGCCATGAGAGATATTGTGAAGAAATTTAGACCTCACTCCTTGTCAGACCAAAAAGGATTTGTGGAGGACAGAATTGTTCATTCTGTGCTCCCCTTAGTGTCCTTTGTTAGACTGGGCAAATGCAGCATTTCTAAATCTCAGATCTTAAACAAACTACTCAGCAACCCCCAGCAGTATCATGATACCTTTGTACATCGTGACATGGACTGTGGAGATATCCCGAGAAAGATATCAAATGGGTTAGTGGAGATGAGTTGGTATCTACCTTGtggaaacaaaaacattgatgtTTTTCCTGAACCTGTGGCTTTTGCAAATTTGAGAGGTGACATCAGTACCTTTGAAACTCAGTATTCATTCTTATGTCAGACCTCCACTGCAGTTTTTGTGTTCTTTGAAAATCTGGACACAAATTACAAGCTTCTCACCAACCAACATGCTAAAGCACAGGTTTATTTAGTAGGCAACGCCCAAAGCAAAACATTTGATTTGCAGCAGCTGAAAAGCACAGCCTCTGAAATGAACTTGAGGAAAGAAAACATAATTCTGAAGATGAAACAAAATGATGCAAATTTTGTCAAAAATCTGCATACCACAGTGAATTGCATAATTAATAACCATCCTATCAAAGCATGCCTGGAGAAAATGGACACAATAGCACACGAGCTTGGAATTCTAGTGGATGAAGACATCGAAGAATGTCAGAAAGCCAAAAATAACTCAAATGTCCTAATGAAAAGTATACAGGACACATTGCAGTTCAAAGAGGATCAGCTTCCCCTTCAGGGTAAAATCTGGAAAGATCTGGCTAAACTGGAAAAAGAGGAATGCAGACTCCGGAAAGCTGGTGATCAAAACATAGAGATATACAAGAGTGATCTCCTGCTTAAAAAGACTGAACTCAGGAAACtgcaaaataaatatgatatttcaGAGGCAATGTCTTGCTTTATTAGTGCATTATCGACATCAAGCCAGGAGAGGACCTACTTCTTGAAGTGGATGCGAATGAACCTTGACAATCTCTCCCGATCAAACCTCTCCAGCCTCCGAGAACAGTACAAAGAAAAGTGTCAgcatttttcagaaaacaaagagGAAATCGCACAGCTCGATCAACAGATCTCCAACAGTTCTTTAGGAGTAGAGCACTTCCTGCGTGAAATGGGCCAACTTTACGAAGCTGCTGTGTCGCTTTCAGAAAACCTAGAATCACGTCAACAAATGCTCCACTTGCCCAAGTTATGTGCTAAGCTGATGTTAAATGGTTTCCCTCTGGAACTGGTTGATGGAGATGCCTCAAATATTCCTCTCAGATGGGTAAGGGATGTGCTGAAGTATCTGAACTCTTTAGTGCAGCCCAATAATAAAATCATGGTGGTCACAGTTTTAGGAGTTCAGAGCACAGGGAAATCCACCTTGCTGAACACCATGTTTGGAGTTCAATTTGCTGTCAGCAGTGGAAGATGCACCAGAGGAGCTTTCATGCAGCTGATCAAAGTCAAAGATGACCTCAAGCGAGAACTTGGCTGTGATTATTTAGTGATAATTGACACAGAAGGCCTGAAATCCCCAGAGCTTGCAAAACTAGATGATAGCCATGAACATGACAACGAATTAGCCACACTTGTTGTTGGATTAAGCGACGTCACAATCATCAACATCGCAATGGAGAATTCCACAGAGATGAAGGACATTTTGCAAATCGTGGTCCATGCTTTCCTCAGAATGAAGGAAATTGGTAAAAAACCCAAGTGTCAGTTTGTCCATCAAAATGTTGCTGATGTATCGGCACATGACAAGAACATGAGAGACCGTAAACTTCTGCTGGAGCAGCTGAATGAAATGACAGAGGCAGCAGCTAGAATGGAGAACAAGGAGGAGTATAAAATGTTCACAGATGTGATGGAGTATGATCCGGAGACCTGCAACTGGTATATCCCTGGGCTCTGGCATGGAAATCCTCCAATGGCACCAGTGAACGCTGGCTACTCTGAGGCTGTCTATGACTTTAAAAAGAACATGGCTGAGATAATTGGACAATGCAAGCACAACACACATGTAAACAACATTACTGACTTTTTGGAGTGGACGAAAAGCTTGTGGAATGCAGTCAAGTACGAAAACTTCATCTTCAGCTTCAGGAACAGCTTGGTGGCCGATGCGTATATAAGACTGTGTACAGAATACAATAAATGGCAATGGTCTTTCAAGAAGGATATGCACACTTGGTTAACTCTAGCTGAAACCAGAGTATCAAATTTCGAGATTCTCAGACTGAAAGAAGAGAAATTAGATTTGAAAGATCTTTTATGGAGACTGAAACAAGAAGCTGACACAAAGCTTAACTCATTGGAACAGATCACTATGGCAAAGCTGTCCCAATACTTTGAACAAGCAGAGGGTCATGTCTATCTTGTGGAAAAGTACAAAGAAGACTTTGTGAGCAGTGTAAAATGTCTCAGAAGGGAAACTGAGAGCTCTATGGTGGTACAACTTGAAGCAGCAATTGATATTAAGAGAGGAATGAATAATCTGGACAGCATCAAGAAAACTTTTGCTGAAACAATGGAGAAAAAAGTGTTGGGCCTCTTGGAGGAGTTACGCAAATGCAAGAGCTCGCAAAGTGATTGGCATAAGACTGACAAGGAGCTGGACAGCTGTTTTGAACAAATATGGCAAGAAACTGTCAATGAGCTATCATTTAATGGACTGATGAAGAAAAATATAACTGATCATGTTCACAGGCAACTTAGGGAGAACATGAAACAGAGGGGAAGCTCTGTTGCAGAACAATTAATCAGAGAAAATCTGAACAATTACGGCATAGGTGAGTTCAAAGTCACCAAAgacaatttctttaaaaaaatgtataaatgtttcaTCAATGACAACTCAGCAGAGGACCTTCAGCGATTTGCTTGTGACATAATTAAAACATGCAGTGATTTAGTCTGTGACAAGAAAGAGAGACGTTTAGATTACCATGACAATTACATCCAGGAAATCTTAAATGTAATTGATAACAAACTGGTGTCAAACAAGGGTATGGGATTTTCAGACCGATTTGAACTCTCCCTCAAACTGTACATTTGTGGATTTTGTGCAAGAGATTTTCAAGACATGCACGAATCTTTCATTTTGGAGAATGACCCACGGAGATGCCTCAACCAGTATAAAGACAAATATCGCAATGATTTCAAAGATCTCTTCCATGATCGCGATCAATGCCAGAGAAAGGCTGAAGAATTCACTAAACTCTGTTTGACGCCTGCCGTTGAGACGTTCATCTACAGCTCCTTGGGTCCAGACATTGTTGACAAAATGATACAGGGGAAAAATGCATTTCAGTTCAGCACTCGTGCATTTTTTCAGTACACTCTGTTGAAGGAACTTCTCAATGAAGATAAGTTTGAGTGGTATGTGAAATACACACGCTCCTATGAGCATTTTGTTAAGAACTGGATATTAGATCAAATAATCGAGCAGTTTTCAAATGGAGATGACGTGTCTGAGTTGGAAGAATGTCACCTCAGAGGAATCACCAAGGAGATACTAGAGAGTGTCAAAATGGCACAGAAAGAAACAAATGTAGAAGACATCAAAGAATTCATACAGTGCATTTGCAGGAATCTTGGAGAAAAGCTCCAAATTCCCAACGATGCTCTAGAAACAGTGTTGGCCTTAAATAATGCATCTCCAGAGTCATTTGCGAGCTGGTTAACCAAATCTGTGGAGGAGATGAAGCAGATACTAAAGGACCAACTGAAGAGAGTCAGCTTTATCCAGAAACTGTGGAAAATCAAAATGAATCCCCAGGATGAACTCTTCAAGAGGGTGTTTGGATGTGGGTACCAGTGTCCCTTTTGCAAAGCTCCATGTGAGGCTGGTGGAGAAGCTCACACTGAACACTGTGCTTCAGTTCACAGACCTCAGGGACTTGGATTTtacatatatgtatgtgatgAAAAACTAGTGACAAGCATCTGCTCAACAGATGTCCACAGCGAACAACAGTTCAAGTGTTTTGAGACAGATTATGAATACCATCCCTACAAAAGGTATAGAGAAATATTTCCAGATTGGCACATTCCTGCTGATGCTAGCATAGAAGCATCAGATTACTGGAAATATGTGATGACTCGCTTCAACACCAAGTTTGCTGAAGAATATAATGTTTGCCCTGCTGATATacccatcacttggaaaaaaATCAGTAAGCAGCAAGCAAAGAAGAGTCTAAAAGAGTCTTTCAGCATCatataa